A genomic region of Candidatus Krumholzibacteriia bacterium contains the following coding sequences:
- a CDS encoding outer membrane beta-barrel protein: MHRNRMLTLATAAMIALTASSPALAQDPGHPFEITFQGGATRPLAEDGTAMSYTLGTGIAFRTTDQLRFGAEFSYNGIGLGDETRDVLEGFGIDASNSILEYGAFARFHLDDPLSGPYLKGALGVRQLRATVDAIGSSAVLRETVWGYGLGLGWMLTGAGDLATFFEVEYTHAFPVEMGAASQATLDQVGFDMLKVGMGALFGTGF, encoded by the coding sequence ATGCACCGCAACCGCATGCTCACCCTGGCCACGGCCGCCATGATCGCGCTGACCGCGTCGTCTCCCGCACTTGCGCAGGATCCCGGGCATCCCTTCGAAATCACCTTCCAGGGTGGCGCCACCCGACCACTGGCCGAGGACGGCACCGCGATGTCGTACACCCTCGGGACCGGCATTGCATTCCGCACGACCGACCAACTGCGATTCGGTGCAGAGTTCAGCTACAACGGCATCGGCCTCGGCGACGAGACCCGCGACGTCCTCGAGGGTTTCGGGATCGACGCGTCGAACTCGATCCTCGAGTACGGTGCCTTCGCGCGCTTCCATCTCGACGACCCGCTGTCGGGCCCGTACCTGAAGGGTGCGCTCGGGGTGCGGCAGCTCCGCGCGACCGTCGACGCCATCGGTTCCTCGGCCGTACTCCGTGAGACCGTGTGGGGCTACGGTCTCGGCCTGGGATGGATGCTGACCGGTGCGGGTGATCTCGCCACCTTCTTCGAGGTCGAGTACACGCATGCCTTCCCCGTCGAGATGGGCGCGGCGAGCCAGGCGACCCTCGACCAGGTCGGTTTCGACATGCTGAAGGTGGGCATGGGCGCGCTCTTCGGCACCGGATTCTGA
- a CDS encoding thiamine pyrophosphate-dependent enzyme: MSNTKSTKNTASADPTNEQLLAAYRNMVMSRAIDDEEIKLKRKNLYYFQISGAGHEAILTAAGMVLEPAHDWFLPYYRDRALCLQLGMTAEEMFMQGVGAVEDPNSGGRQMPAHWGHEALNIISKSSCTGMHALHAVGAAEAGRYLEMVEDARKTASDFEDDEVVYMSIGDGSISEGEFWEALNSACNMKLPVLILVEDNGYAISVPRSVQIAGVPIHEQVADFPNLEVVDVDGNDFEASYAAMQRAAEHCRARKGPALVRATCVRPYSHSMSDDERMYRTEEELAEQAKLDPIPRLRKLLIERGVATTEELETHEAEWRTEVVDSSERAQRHEKHTPEHVFLHLYSEDVDPTGPDFEAEPQTGGREVYMLDAINQVLKDEMGVNPNVVVFGEDVADATNEDALERVKGKGGVFKATHGLQALYGSHRVFNSPLAEANIVGRAVGMAVRGLKPVVEIQFYDYIWPAYMQLKNEMAMMRWRSFGHFSSPMVVRVASGGYLQGGAIYHSQSGVNLFTHLPGVRVVMPSNAIDAAGLLRTAIRCDDPVMFLEHKHLYRQPHGKGTYPGPDYTVPFGKARMHREGEDLTIVTYGATLRRCELAAKELDKEGVSCEILDLRSLSPWDHEAVAASVEKTNRCLVVYEDNKSFGFGAEVVSFVADELFEFLDAPVGRVAAIDTPVAYQPDSEDFILPQTEDVAKEARRLLEF; this comes from the coding sequence GTGAGCAACACGAAGTCGACGAAGAACACCGCCTCCGCCGACCCGACGAACGAGCAGCTCCTGGCGGCCTACCGGAACATGGTGATGTCCCGGGCCATCGACGACGAGGAGATCAAGCTCAAGCGGAAGAACCTGTACTACTTCCAGATCTCCGGCGCCGGCCACGAGGCGATTCTCACGGCCGCGGGCATGGTGCTCGAGCCCGCCCACGACTGGTTCCTGCCCTACTACCGTGACCGCGCGCTGTGCCTGCAGCTCGGCATGACCGCCGAGGAGATGTTCATGCAGGGCGTGGGCGCGGTCGAGGATCCGAACAGCGGCGGCCGGCAGATGCCCGCCCACTGGGGCCACGAGGCACTGAACATCATCTCGAAGAGCAGCTGCACGGGCATGCACGCGCTGCACGCCGTGGGTGCGGCCGAGGCGGGCCGCTACCTCGAGATGGTCGAGGACGCGCGGAAGACCGCCAGCGACTTCGAGGACGACGAGGTCGTGTACATGTCGATCGGCGACGGTTCGATCAGCGAGGGTGAGTTCTGGGAGGCACTGAACAGCGCCTGCAACATGAAGCTGCCGGTGCTGATCCTGGTCGAGGACAACGGCTACGCGATCAGCGTTCCGCGCAGCGTGCAGATCGCCGGCGTACCGATCCACGAACAGGTGGCCGACTTCCCGAACCTCGAGGTCGTCGACGTCGACGGCAACGACTTCGAGGCCAGCTACGCGGCCATGCAGCGCGCCGCCGAGCACTGCCGCGCGCGGAAGGGCCCGGCCCTGGTCCGCGCCACCTGCGTGCGGCCGTACTCCCACTCGATGAGTGACGACGAGCGCATGTACCGCACCGAGGAGGAACTGGCCGAGCAGGCGAAGCTCGATCCGATTCCGCGGCTGCGGAAACTGCTGATCGAACGCGGGGTCGCCACGACCGAGGAACTCGAGACCCACGAGGCCGAGTGGCGCACCGAGGTCGTGGACTCCTCCGAGCGCGCGCAGCGCCACGAGAAGCACACGCCCGAGCACGTCTTCCTGCACCTCTACAGCGAGGACGTCGACCCCACCGGGCCGGACTTCGAGGCCGAACCGCAGACGGGGGGTCGCGAGGTCTACATGCTCGACGCGATCAACCAGGTGCTGAAGGACGAGATGGGCGTGAACCCGAACGTCGTGGTCTTCGGCGAGGACGTCGCCGACGCCACGAACGAGGACGCCCTCGAGCGCGTGAAGGGTAAGGGCGGCGTGTTCAAGGCCACCCACGGACTGCAGGCCCTCTACGGCAGCCACCGCGTGTTCAACTCGCCGCTGGCCGAGGCGAACATCGTCGGACGCGCCGTGGGTATGGCCGTCCGCGGCCTGAAGCCCGTCGTCGAGATCCAGTTCTACGACTACATCTGGCCCGCCTACATGCAGCTGAAGAACGAAATGGCCATGATGCGCTGGCGCAGCTTCGGGCATTTCTCGTCGCCGATGGTCGTGCGCGTCGCCTCGGGTGGCTACCTGCAGGGAGGCGCGATCTACCACTCGCAGAGTGGCGTGAACCTCTTCACCCATCTGCCTGGCGTGCGCGTCGTGATGCCGTCGAACGCGATCGACGCGGCGGGTCTGCTGCGGACCGCGATCCGGTGCGACGACCCGGTCATGTTCCTCGAACACAAGCACCTCTACCGCCAGCCGCACGGCAAGGGCACCTACCCCGGCCCCGACTACACCGTCCCCTTCGGCAAGGCCCGCATGCACCGCGAGGGCGAGGACCTGACGATCGTCACCTACGGAGCCACCCTCCGCCGCTGCGAGCTGGCGGCCAAGGAACTCGACAAGGAGGGCGTCTCCTGCGAGATCCTCGACCTACGGTCGCTCTCGCCATGGGACCACGAGGCCGTCGCCGCGTCGGTGGAGAAGACCAACCGCTGCCTGGTGGTCTACGAGGACAACAAGAGCTTCGGATTCGGCGCCGAGGTCGTGTCCTTCGTCGCGGACGAACTCTTCGAGTTCCTCGATGCCCCCGTCGGCCGCGTGGCCGCCATCGACACGCCGGTGGCCTACCAGCCCGACAGCGAGGACTTCATCCTGCCCCAGACCGAGGACGTGGCGAAGGAAGCGCGCCGTCTCCTCGAGTTCTGA
- a CDS encoding HAD-IA family hydrolase has translation MDPRCILFDLDGTLVDSVGDLTAAANVVRAEHGLETLPEETVAAHVGDGARKLVERAFSDLDGLDVDSVLERFRAVYLDHCTERTLPYPGVNAALEALRSIPMGIVSNKPQEMCERITVALGLSDWIDAVVGARRGVAVKPAPALLELALDELGVTGRDASIWMVGDSANDVRSGRSLGATTVGVTYGIGDVEIMRAAGPTHVIDRMERLVPLVRG, from the coding sequence ATGGATCCGCGGTGCATTCTCTTCGACCTCGACGGGACCCTGGTCGATTCCGTGGGCGATCTGACGGCGGCGGCCAACGTCGTCCGCGCCGAGCACGGACTCGAAACCCTCCCCGAGGAAACGGTCGCGGCCCACGTCGGCGACGGGGCCCGCAAGCTCGTGGAACGTGCCTTCTCCGACCTCGACGGTCTCGACGTCGATTCGGTCCTCGAGCGCTTCCGGGCCGTGTACCTCGACCACTGCACGGAGCGCACGCTTCCCTATCCCGGGGTGAACGCCGCCCTGGAGGCCCTGCGTTCGATCCCGATGGGGATCGTCAGCAACAAGCCGCAGGAGATGTGCGAGCGCATCACCGTTGCCCTGGGTCTGTCCGACTGGATCGACGCCGTCGTCGGGGCGCGGCGCGGGGTGGCGGTGAAGCCCGCTCCAGCCCTGCTCGAACTCGCTCTCGACGAGCTGGGCGTCACCGGACGCGACGCCTCGATCTGGATGGTCGGCGACAGTGCCAACGACGTCCGCAGCGGCCGGAGTCTCGGGGCGACCACGGTCGGGGTGACCTATGGCATCGGTGACGTCGAGATCATGCGGGCGGCCGGGCCGACGCACGTGATCGATCGCATGGAGCGATTGGTCCCCCTCGTGCGAGGCTGA
- a CDS encoding RsmG family class I SAM-dependent methyltransferase — protein MNVTPDAILRRLDGGLAPVIENDEQLRALAHDMGEEILEYGVTVLPRELFQGRSGADIAAMIAEDLETALWMEPLLRPREVEVTPEPVPDGEEAPETPPEPTIEKIPPRIVELGNGWGINALLLAILHPDQPFHLVEPDRKRLWWWRRVTNLYGLRNLHVHAQSHEDFARHNANTCDVVVVKRLAPNDALDLGVPMLRENGRVLSFQRSDRADEVRRPRMNAEGLPVRLETAQAFESPIAQKRWLLCVGLGLAVLDGREPAA, from the coding sequence ATGAACGTCACCCCCGACGCGATCCTGCGCCGTCTCGACGGCGGGCTCGCCCCGGTGATCGAGAACGACGAGCAACTCCGCGCCCTCGCCCACGACATGGGCGAGGAGATCCTCGAGTACGGGGTCACGGTCCTCCCGCGCGAGCTGTTCCAGGGGCGCAGTGGAGCCGACATCGCGGCCATGATCGCCGAGGATCTCGAAACCGCCCTGTGGATGGAACCGCTCCTGCGTCCGCGCGAGGTCGAGGTCACGCCCGAACCGGTGCCCGACGGCGAAGAGGCACCCGAGACACCGCCCGAGCCGACGATCGAGAAGATCCCCCCGCGGATCGTCGAACTGGGCAACGGCTGGGGCATCAACGCCTTGCTACTGGCCATCCTCCACCCCGACCAGCCCTTCCACCTGGTCGAGCCCGACCGGAAACGGCTGTGGTGGTGGCGACGGGTCACGAACCTCTACGGCCTGCGCAACCTGCACGTGCACGCCCAGTCGCACGAGGACTTCGCGCGGCACAACGCGAACACCTGCGACGTGGTCGTGGTCAAGCGCCTGGCCCCGAACGACGCTCTGGACCTCGGGGTCCCCATGCTCCGCGAGAACGGTCGTGTCCTCAGCTTCCAGCGCAGTGATCGCGCCGACGAGGTGCGCCGGCCCCGCATGAACGCCGAGGGATTGCCCGTGCGCCTCGAGACCGCGCAGGCCTTCGAGAGTCCGATCGCCCAGAAACGCTGGTTGCTGTGCGTGGGCCTCGGGCTCGCCGTGCTTGACGGCCGGGAGCCGGCGGCGTAG
- a CDS encoding SPOR domain-containing protein, translating to MNDPLETPDRRPLVYGGVAIVIFFVAAFLFWPRGEQTDPMDGTSLTPRTTTQASDDAVSPTSEEPPVAADVNGSGGTDVSGLGEPANPRAETRIVDDSEPAARSEITPPPPVPEEAVEERAPQRVETGTGIEPASQGEWVLNVGSFSSRGNADRRVEELARRGIDAHVQMASADQGDPVYRVRVGYFGSSQEARSYGEWLRTSQDLDSWASKR from the coding sequence GTGAACGATCCACTGGAGACCCCTGACCGCCGCCCCCTGGTCTACGGCGGCGTGGCCATCGTCATCTTCTTCGTGGCCGCCTTCCTCTTCTGGCCCCGAGGCGAACAGACCGATCCGATGGACGGAACGTCGCTCACGCCGCGCACGACCACACAGGCCTCGGACGACGCCGTGAGCCCGACGTCCGAAGAGCCGCCGGTGGCCGCGGACGTGAACGGATCCGGGGGAACGGACGTCTCGGGTCTCGGCGAGCCGGCGAATCCACGCGCCGAGACCAGGATCGTCGACGACTCCGAGCCCGCCGCCCGGTCGGAGATCACGCCACCACCGCCGGTGCCCGAAGAGGCCGTCGAGGAACGCGCTCCGCAGCGTGTCGAGACGGGCACCGGGATCGAGCCCGCGTCCCAGGGCGAATGGGTGTTGAACGTGGGGAGCTTCTCGTCGCGTGGCAACGCCGACCGACGGGTCGAGGAACTCGCGCGCCGCGGCATCGACGCCCACGTCCAGATGGCCAGCGCCGACCAGGGAGACCCCGTCTACCGGGTCCGCGTGGGCTACTTCGGGAGCAGCCAGGAGGCCAGGAGCTACGGCGAATGGCTGCGCACCAGTCAAGATCTGGACAGCTGGGCGTCGAAACGCTGA
- a CDS encoding GNAT family N-acetyltransferase, whose protein sequence is MSDSTSAPGLEIRTAAEADLPRVASILHEVGLNGELTLPVLHRMQEISDDLMLVAENEEEVVGVLIASFNGRTVWVSHLAISRAAHRTGIGGRLLRRLETRARARGALRVMIDAWEDAVGFYSRKHYHDSGYTLLFKHASAIDD, encoded by the coding sequence GTGTCCGACTCCACATCCGCACCGGGCCTCGAGATCCGCACCGCTGCCGAGGCCGACCTTCCGCGCGTCGCGTCGATCCTCCACGAGGTCGGATTGAACGGCGAGCTGACGCTGCCGGTCCTGCATCGCATGCAGGAGATCAGTGATGATCTCATGCTGGTCGCCGAGAACGAAGAAGAGGTCGTCGGAGTCCTGATCGCCAGCTTCAACGGGCGGACCGTCTGGGTCAGCCACCTGGCGATCTCGCGCGCTGCTCACCGAACGGGGATCGGGGGCCGGCTCCTGCGACGACTCGAGACGAGGGCCCGGGCCCGCGGCGCCCTGCGCGTGATGATCGACGCCTGGGAGGACGCCGTGGGGTTCTACTCCCGGAAGCACTACCACGACTCGGGCTACACCCTGTTGTTCAAGCACGCCTCGGCGATCGACGATTGA
- a CDS encoding FlgD immunoglobulin-like domain containing protein — protein sequence MNTYERKGHGPFVRIVVFVLVLIVAPSASARLLFDFEGPYLTEPGRSLKDHAIVRSGDTWHCFYTRGLFFGEGTNQETALGHAISNDLRTWSRQPTVLPVVPSSWEDTAVWAPSVVPTPDGSGWTMLYTGVTDFLVQRMGRATSSDLFDWSRPSFDPALEPDPAVYYWSPSIQFLSAFRDPFVFEHDGVYHAVNTVLLRDETLDTGFRGAIHHATSNDLTNWTPLDPLAVNENGTEGVAREIESVQVVEAAAQWNLFFTYSRVDGVYWMRSDSLAAGWDFSTAQVIDDGVGAELTPLSDDDFLFTRYTSEQHAAGHPAPETTFFVIRADTLRFDAQGVPEIIPSDVLADEWPEREGTAFGVAPIFGDNALERGEPATRPIGHGHLNSREAYGGPLSGQGTIGEARASAATGRIRSVWFAIEPTDSLLTFQFCGTADPGCRVELVERLSADGEPLSTAVRRTEQGNGLESLATTSWDVSDLRGATVRLELIDESETGWVALDYVQLLSASAIAVSAPAQVSWLIEDLAVAPNPFNPRTRIAFGLRERAPVDLRIVDLRGRSVRTVALGDLPAGEHGWTWDGTDHRGGAVASGTYLVHVRAAGQQRVVRVTLVR from the coding sequence GTGAACACATATGAACGGAAGGGCCACGGGCCCTTCGTCCGGATCGTCGTCTTCGTCCTCGTCCTGATCGTCGCTCCTTCTGCCTCCGCCCGGCTGCTCTTCGACTTCGAAGGGCCGTACCTGACCGAGCCCGGCCGGTCGCTCAAGGACCACGCGATCGTGCGATCGGGCGACACCTGGCACTGTTTCTACACCCGCGGACTGTTCTTCGGGGAGGGCACGAACCAGGAGACCGCGCTCGGCCACGCGATCTCGAACGATCTGCGGACGTGGTCGCGGCAACCCACCGTCCTTCCGGTGGTGCCGTCGTCGTGGGAGGACACCGCAGTGTGGGCTCCCAGTGTCGTGCCCACACCCGACGGCAGCGGTTGGACCATGCTGTACACCGGCGTGACCGACTTCCTCGTGCAGCGCATGGGCCGCGCCACGTCGTCCGATCTGTTCGACTGGAGTCGGCCGAGCTTCGACCCCGCGCTCGAGCCCGACCCGGCCGTCTACTACTGGTCGCCCTCGATCCAGTTCCTGAGTGCCTTCCGCGACCCGTTCGTGTTCGAGCACGACGGGGTCTACCACGCGGTCAACACGGTATTGCTCCGGGACGAGACGCTCGACACCGGCTTCCGGGGCGCGATCCACCACGCCACGAGCAACGATCTGACGAACTGGACGCCCCTCGATCCGTTGGCGGTGAACGAGAACGGGACCGAGGGCGTGGCACGGGAGATCGAGTCGGTCCAGGTGGTCGAGGCGGCGGCGCAGTGGAACCTGTTCTTCACCTATTCGCGGGTCGACGGCGTGTACTGGATGCGCAGCGACTCGCTCGCGGCGGGCTGGGACTTCTCCACCGCGCAGGTGATCGACGACGGCGTGGGTGCCGAGCTCACTCCGTTGTCGGACGACGACTTCCTCTTCACGCGCTACACGTCGGAGCAGCACGCGGCCGGGCATCCCGCGCCCGAGACGACCTTCTTCGTGATCCGCGCGGATACGCTGCGGTTCGACGCGCAGGGCGTGCCGGAGATCATTCCCTCCGACGTCCTGGCGGACGAGTGGCCGGAACGCGAGGGCACGGCCTTCGGCGTGGCGCCGATCTTCGGCGACAACGCCCTGGAGCGGGGAGAGCCCGCCACCCGGCCGATCGGTCACGGGCACCTGAACAGCCGCGAGGCCTACGGAGGGCCGCTGTCGGGGCAGGGCACGATCGGAGAGGCCCGTGCTTCGGCGGCCACCGGCCGGATCCGGTCGGTGTGGTTCGCGATCGAGCCCACCGACTCGCTGCTCACCTTCCAGTTCTGCGGTACGGCCGACCCCGGCTGTCGGGTGGAACTCGTGGAGCGACTGAGTGCCGATGGCGAACCGCTCTCGACGGCCGTGCGCCGCACGGAGCAGGGCAACGGTCTCGAGTCGCTGGCCACGACGAGCTGGGACGTGAGCGATCTCCGCGGCGCCACGGTCCGTCTCGAGTTGATCGACGAGTCGGAGACGGGCTGGGTCGCGCTCGACTACGTGCAGCTGCTGAGCGCGTCGGCGATCGCCGTGTCGGCTCCGGCGCAGGTCTCGTGGTTGATCGAGGACCTGGCGGTCGCTCCGAATCCCTTCAATCCGCGCACGCGGATCGCCTTCGGCCTGCGCGAACGGGCGCCGGTGGACCTGCGGATCGTCGATCTGCGAGGGCGCTCCGTCCGAACGGTCGCCCTGGGCGATCTGCCCGCCGGTGAGCACGGCTGGACGTGGGACGGCACCGATCACCGCGGTGGTGCGGTGGCCAGTGGCACGTACCTCGTCCACGTCCGGGCCGCCGGTCAGCAACGCGTGGTCCGCGTGACGCTGGTGCGCTGA
- a CDS encoding amidase has protein sequence MHDDVHWLGASRLLDLYRRRELSPVEVARSLLDRVEDLDGHFGAFRLVDPDATLAQARRSEARYRHLERVGLLDGLPVAIKDSFPTRGWSTCFGSRAVDTRREWGRDGPTISSLRRQNAVFMGKTTMSEFGWKAVTDSPLTGVSRNPWNTDRTPGGSSGGSGVALAAGFCPLAIGSDIGGSARIPAAFCNVVGLKPTQELAPLRDDIKSGLLLHAGVMARTVEDIALAMDVMTEWHPSSAARPQSAESYTEAFAEDVEGLRVASSPGLGLFELDPGVESAVREVGRTLEQLGAWVSEVDPGIEDPTKIYTDLLLPSLTMEVDAVDPSRHDRMDPGLLEAADEGRRLGAVRYAEALQRRRGLIAELGRLQQHYDVLITATVPVPPFEAGLEVPRGWPHDRWWTWTPLTFPFNVTGQPALSVPAGFTDEGLPIGVQFVAGRHQERVILKAAHAYQRANPTFTRHPPSVSRG, from the coding sequence GCGAGCTGTCGCCGGTCGAGGTCGCCCGTTCCCTGCTCGATCGTGTCGAAGACCTCGACGGCCACTTCGGTGCGTTCCGTCTGGTCGATCCCGATGCGACCCTGGCCCAGGCGCGGCGCTCCGAGGCCCGCTACCGGCACCTGGAGCGCGTCGGGCTGCTCGACGGACTCCCGGTGGCGATCAAGGACTCGTTCCCGACCCGCGGATGGAGCACCTGCTTCGGATCGCGGGCGGTCGACACCCGCCGGGAATGGGGCCGTGACGGTCCCACGATCTCGTCCTTGCGCCGTCAGAACGCGGTGTTCATGGGCAAGACCACCATGTCGGAGTTCGGCTGGAAGGCCGTGACCGACAGCCCACTCACGGGCGTCAGCCGGAATCCGTGGAACACCGACCGGACGCCCGGAGGCTCGAGTGGCGGCAGTGGAGTGGCCCTGGCCGCCGGCTTCTGCCCCTTGGCGATCGGTTCGGACATCGGGGGCTCGGCACGGATTCCCGCGGCCTTCTGCAACGTCGTGGGCCTGAAACCCACGCAGGAACTCGCTCCGCTCCGTGACGACATCAAGAGCGGTCTCCTGCTCCACGCCGGCGTGATGGCGCGCACGGTCGAGGACATCGCACTGGCCATGGACGTGATGACCGAGTGGCATCCGTCCTCGGCCGCGCGTCCGCAGTCCGCCGAGAGCTACACGGAAGCCTTCGCGGAAGATGTCGAAGGGCTTCGCGTGGCGTCGAGTCCGGGCCTCGGGTTGTTCGAGCTCGATCCGGGGGTCGAGTCGGCGGTCCGCGAGGTGGGCCGGACGCTCGAACAGCTGGGCGCATGGGTCAGTGAAGTGGACCCCGGGATCGAGGATCCGACGAAGATCTACACGGACCTGCTGTTGCCCTCGCTCACGATGGAGGTCGACGCCGTCGATCCGTCGAGGCACGACCGCATGGACCCCGGGCTGCTGGAAGCCGCCGACGAGGGACGACGGCTCGGTGCCGTGAGGTACGCCGAAGCCCTGCAACGTCGTCGCGGGCTGATCGCGGAGCTGGGACGCCTGCAACAGCACTACGACGTTCTGATCACGGCGACGGTTCCGGTCCCGCCCTTCGAAGCCGGGCTCGAGGTGCCCCGTGGTTGGCCCCACGACCGTTGGTGGACGTGGACCCCCTTGACCTTCCCCTTCAACGTCACGGGTCAGCCCGCGCTGTCCGTCCCCGCGGGGTTCACCGATGAGGGACTGCCGATCGGCGTCCAGTTCGTCGCGGGCCGGCACCAGGAACGCGTGATCCTGAAGGCCGCGCACGCCTACCAGAGAGCGAATCCGACGTTCACCCGGCATCCCCCGTCGGTGTCCCGAGGATGA
- a CDS encoding saccharopine dehydrogenase NADP-binding domain-containing protein, producing MDTISPTDRAYHVVLHGATGFTGRLVAEHLAAHHQDEGLRWAIAGRDEARLVELRDRIRSRFPESGPIGLVVADNHDPGSMARLAASAAVVATTVGPYVRHGEPLVAACVAHRTDYVDLTGEPQFVRRTIDCHHDDATAAGVRIVHCCGFDSIPSDLGTFALQEAAIARDGRPCDEVKFLLQDIRGGVSGGTIASMVDLLEDARSTDVARVVSDPYGLNPEGERHGPDTPDQAGVLRDPVTRSWTGPFVMAPVNTRVVRRTNALLDHRYGREFRYSEVVDTGTGLRGAVRATLLAAGITAFRGAMHARPTRALLRRFALPSPGEGPSPQSIESGHFTALLSGRRGGSEVLRATVHADRDPGYGATAIMLAESALCLALPGEEPSGVPGVVTPASAMGHALIGRLGRRGVHVRVQD from the coding sequence ATGGACACGATCTCCCCCACCGACCGCGCGTACCACGTGGTGCTCCACGGAGCCACCGGATTCACGGGGCGCCTGGTCGCCGAGCACCTCGCCGCCCACCACCAGGACGAAGGTCTCCGCTGGGCGATCGCGGGTCGCGACGAGGCCCGCCTGGTCGAGCTGCGCGATCGGATCCGGAGCCGGTTCCCGGAGTCGGGCCCGATCGGACTGGTGGTGGCCGACAACCACGATCCCGGATCCATGGCTCGACTGGCGGCATCGGCCGCGGTCGTGGCCACCACCGTCGGACCCTACGTGCGCCACGGGGAGCCGCTGGTCGCCGCCTGCGTCGCTCACCGCACCGACTACGTCGACCTGACCGGGGAACCGCAGTTCGTGCGCCGGACCATCGACTGCCACCACGACGACGCCACGGCAGCCGGTGTGCGGATCGTCCACTGCTGCGGCTTCGACTCGATCCCGAGTGATCTGGGAACCTTCGCGCTCCAGGAAGCGGCGATCGCACGGGACGGCCGGCCGTGCGACGAAGTGAAGTTCCTGCTGCAGGACATCCGCGGCGGCGTGTCGGGGGGAACCATCGCCAGCATGGTCGACCTGCTCGAGGACGCCCGCTCGACGGACGTCGCCCGCGTCGTCTCCGATCCCTACGGCCTGAACCCCGAGGGCGAACGCCACGGCCCCGACACGCCCGACCAGGCCGGCGTCCTGCGCGACCCCGTGACACGGAGTTGGACCGGCCCCTTCGTGATGGCGCCGGTCAACACGCGGGTCGTGCGGAGGACCAACGCGCTGCTCGACCACCGCTATGGACGCGAGTTCCGCTACTCCGAGGTCGTCGACACGGGAACGGGCCTGCGCGGCGCGGTCCGCGCCACCCTCCTCGCCGCCGGCATCACCGCCTTCCGAGGTGCCATGCACGCCCGTCCGACCCGTGCCCTCCTGCGGCGCTTCGCGCTGCCGTCTCCCGGGGAGGGACCGAGCCCGCAGAGCATCGAGTCCGGTCACTTCACGGCCCTGCTGTCCGGCCGCCGCGGTGGCTCCGAGGTGCTCCGTGCGACCGTGCACGCCGATCGCGATCCCGGCTACGGCGCCACCGCGATCATGCTGGCGGAGTCGGCACTGTGCCTTGCCCTGCCCGGCGAGGAACCCTCCGGTGTCCCGGGAGTGGTGACCCCGGCCAGCGCCATGGGACACGCCTTGATCGGTCGACTCGGCCGACGGGGCGTTCACGTCCGGGTGCAGGACTGA
- a CDS encoding DoxX family protein — protein MNASTPSRTTRTVSWTAQIVGAAILGMAAVPKLVGAPETIALFETLGAGAYGRLTLGALEAMAVVLLLVPRTAAIGGLLTAGILTGAVLAHLTILGVVYNGDPSLFILALVGLAAGLTVAWVRRNRIPMLNQLLRTAEAPHAAS, from the coding sequence ATGAACGCTTCGACGCCGAGCCGCACCACTCGCACCGTCAGTTGGACCGCCCAGATCGTCGGCGCCGCCATCCTCGGCATGGCCGCAGTGCCCAAGCTGGTCGGAGCGCCCGAAACCATCGCCCTCTTCGAGACACTCGGTGCCGGAGCCTACGGCCGCCTCACGCTCGGAGCGCTCGAGGCCATGGCCGTCGTGCTGCTGCTGGTGCCGCGGACGGCCGCGATCGGAGGGCTGCTGACCGCCGGAATCCTGACCGGCGCCGTGCTGGCCCACCTGACGATCCTCGGCGTCGTCTACAACGGAGATCCGTCCCTGTTCATCCTGGCCCTGGTCGGGCTGGCCGCCGGCCTCACGGTCGCCTGGGTGCGTCGGAACCGGATCCCGATGCTGAACCAGCTGCTGCGCACGGCCGAGGCGCCGCACGCCGCCTCGTGA